A genomic window from Pyxidicoccus trucidator includes:
- a CDS encoding peptidase M3 produces the protein MDRPLHSVRTRLDDFLAELATLHYRHGAGLAPGLPVTSLYASFPELSSPDTFAAANEALAKARLREEPVTVRRILLVRELVASQVEEALAARPAEAVATLEAQSQLPVDDQTLSLAEALSELPRESARGRRTLLERAVGNFLWDHRGPYGDRREAMLHTVARLGAKDYPTLREEVTGIAFGKLAEAAAETLRRTEDAYRDVLGYVLKKVEPTLRPLPGGEARRHDLQAALQAPWMDAFFRREDAFPAVVRWLGEWHLTPNAEGRIRIDDEARPGKAPRPFVATVRVPEEVRLVIQPRGGMDSLGSLLHEMGHAQHRAHVSENLPMELRRLGDASVTEAYAALFERLLLSPGWLKRYLDLPTLAARDAARLGAFQALAVLRRHCAKLSYELSLSLRGPSAERAEEYADGQRRALFVEPHPGFFLHDVDPQLYTAHYLRAWALETRLTARLTERFNEDFWRNPSAAAWLKGLFARGGTDDAEGLATEVSGTPLALPEAGERLVAILNR, from the coding sequence ATGGACCGTCCCCTGCATTCCGTCCGTACGCGGCTGGACGACTTCCTCGCCGAGCTCGCCACGCTCCACTACCGGCATGGCGCCGGCCTCGCGCCGGGACTCCCCGTCACCAGCCTCTACGCGTCCTTCCCCGAGCTGTCCTCCCCGGACACCTTCGCCGCCGCCAACGAGGCCCTCGCCAAGGCCCGCTTGCGAGAGGAGCCCGTCACCGTCCGCCGCATCCTGCTCGTCCGTGAGCTGGTCGCCTCCCAGGTGGAAGAGGCGCTCGCCGCCCGTCCCGCCGAGGCCGTGGCCACCCTGGAAGCCCAGTCCCAGCTCCCCGTGGACGACCAGACGCTCTCCCTCGCCGAGGCGCTCAGCGAGCTTCCCCGCGAGTCCGCCCGGGGCCGGCGCACCCTGCTGGAGCGCGCCGTCGGCAACTTCCTCTGGGACCACCGCGGCCCCTATGGCGACCGGCGCGAGGCGATGCTCCACACCGTGGCGCGGCTGGGCGCGAAGGACTACCCCACCCTGCGCGAGGAAGTCACCGGCATCGCCTTCGGCAAGCTGGCCGAGGCCGCCGCGGAGACGCTCCGCCGCACCGAGGACGCCTACCGCGACGTGCTCGGCTACGTCCTCAAGAAGGTGGAGCCGACGCTGCGCCCGCTGCCCGGCGGCGAGGCGCGCCGGCATGACCTCCAGGCCGCACTCCAGGCCCCGTGGATGGACGCCTTCTTCCGCCGCGAGGACGCCTTCCCCGCCGTGGTGCGCTGGCTCGGCGAGTGGCACCTGACGCCCAACGCCGAGGGCCGCATCCGCATCGACGACGAGGCGCGCCCCGGCAAGGCCCCCCGCCCCTTCGTCGCCACCGTGCGCGTGCCGGAGGAGGTGCGCCTCGTCATCCAGCCGCGCGGCGGCATGGACTCGCTGGGCAGCCTCCTCCATGAGATGGGCCACGCGCAGCACCGCGCCCACGTGTCGGAGAACCTGCCCATGGAGCTGCGCCGCCTCGGAGATGCCTCCGTGACGGAGGCGTACGCGGCCCTCTTCGAGCGGCTGCTGCTGTCCCCCGGCTGGCTCAAGCGCTACCTCGACCTGCCCACCCTGGCCGCGCGCGACGCGGCGCGACTGGGCGCCTTCCAGGCCCTGGCCGTGCTGCGCCGCCACTGCGCGAAGCTGTCCTACGAGCTGTCGCTCAGCCTGCGCGGCCCCTCGGCGGAGCGCGCGGAAGAGTACGCGGACGGCCAGCGCCGGGCGCTCTTCGTCGAGCCGCACCCGGGCTTCTTCCTCCACGACGTGGACCCGCAGCTCTACACGGCCCACTACCTGCGCGCGTGGGCGCTGGAGACGCGGCTCACCGCCCGCCTCACGGAGCGCTTCAACGAGGACTTTTGGAGGAACCCCAGCGCCGCCGCCTGGTTGAAGGGGCTGTTCGCGCGAGGGGGTACGGACGACGCGGAAGGACTGGCCACAGAGGTCTCGGGCACGCCACTGGCATTGCCCGAGGCCGGGGAGCGCCTCGTGGCCATCCTCAACCGCTAG
- a CDS encoding acyloxyacyl hydrolase produces MRRLAVLLSCLAGLSAPPVLAEPLLRNLGVTVAPVGAYLLTDPEGAREAGYTASLAWGYRKHSSVMEVGGHVASSRRHTEATPMSIRITPSGPRRVRPYLGGGASLLMAHDKEDVAASRALQVGAELCGGVGVELGSQLFLSAEARYQNFSAGGDPFSGERESMTSGYLGLGFRL; encoded by the coding sequence ATGCGCCGTCTTGCCGTCCTCCTGTCGTGCCTGGCCGGGCTGTCCGCACCTCCGGTGCTCGCCGAGCCGCTCCTCCGCAACCTGGGCGTCACCGTCGCTCCGGTGGGGGCCTATCTCCTGACGGACCCGGAGGGGGCGCGCGAGGCGGGCTACACCGCGAGCCTGGCCTGGGGCTACCGCAAGCACTCCTCGGTGATGGAGGTGGGCGGGCACGTGGCCTCCAGCCGCCGGCACACCGAGGCCACCCCCATGTCCATCCGCATCACCCCGTCAGGCCCCCGGCGCGTGCGGCCCTACCTGGGCGGCGGGGCCAGCCTGCTGATGGCCCACGACAAGGAGGACGTGGCTGCCTCGCGCGCGCTGCAGGTGGGCGCGGAGCTGTGCGGCGGGGTGGGGGTGGAGCTGGGGAGCCAGCTCTTTCTCTCCGCCGAGGCCCGGTACCAGAACTTCTCCGCGGGTGGAGACCCGTTCTCTGGTGAACGGGAGTCCATGACTTCAGGGTACCTCGGCCTGGGGTTCCGTCTGTAG
- a CDS encoding DUF2058 family protein, translating into MQNLRDKLLKAGLVTEEQTKKVETKASQAEARRPAPQEGGRPGGNRSAPPRDENRTQASPQAREGGPREGGGRREGGGRPPGGGGRFGPGGGGRPGGGGRPGGPIPRFGGGAPQQGRPGAAAPEKAIPKLPPMPGSKAYQRAESKKQVEIDRALRELVLGAQVPVEAGETAFYFMTRKGKLRRLELSPAQAKQLEEGELGVVERPEPAQIEHSLVPASAAEQMFALSKKSVRFFNRKDNPVGFMNDEELKAQQASEAAGTAPELSDEAEGSEGAEGEAEAQATTEGEAEAQATTEGTPAETTDQTPDGGDKVGNG; encoded by the coding sequence ATGCAGAACCTGCGCGACAAGTTATTGAAGGCGGGCCTCGTCACCGAGGAACAGACCAAGAAGGTGGAGACGAAGGCCAGCCAGGCGGAAGCCCGGCGACCCGCTCCCCAGGAGGGTGGCCGTCCAGGCGGCAACCGTTCCGCCCCCCCGCGTGACGAGAACCGGACACAAGCCAGTCCCCAGGCCCGCGAAGGCGGCCCCCGCGAAGGCGGCGGCCGGCGCGAGGGCGGTGGACGTCCCCCTGGCGGGGGTGGGCGCTTCGGTCCTGGCGGCGGTGGCCGTCCGGGCGGTGGCGGACGCCCCGGAGGCCCCATTCCGCGCTTCGGCGGCGGTGCTCCCCAGCAGGGGCGCCCGGGTGCCGCGGCGCCGGAGAAGGCCATCCCCAAGCTGCCGCCCATGCCTGGCTCCAAGGCGTACCAGCGTGCCGAGTCCAAGAAGCAGGTGGAAATCGACAGGGCGCTGAGGGAGCTGGTGCTCGGCGCGCAGGTGCCTGTCGAGGCAGGCGAGACGGCGTTCTACTTCATGACCCGCAAGGGCAAGCTGCGGCGGCTGGAGCTGAGCCCGGCGCAGGCGAAGCAGCTCGAGGAGGGCGAGCTCGGCGTGGTGGAGCGGCCCGAGCCCGCGCAGATCGAGCACTCGCTGGTGCCCGCCTCGGCGGCCGAGCAGATGTTCGCGCTGTCGAAGAAGTCGGTGCGCTTCTTCAACCGCAAGGACAACCCCGTCGGCTTCATGAACGACGAGGAGCTCAAGGCGCAGCAGGCGTCGGAGGCCGCCGGCACCGCGCCGGAGCTGTCCGACGAGGCCGAGGGTTCCGAGGGCGCCGAGGGTGAGGCTGAAGCACAGGCCACGACCGAGGGTGAGGCCGAAGCACAGGCCACGACCGAGGGTACCCCCGCGGAGACCACCGACCAGACGCCCGACGGTGGCGACAAGGTCGGCAACGGCTGA
- a CDS encoding SDR family NAD(P)-dependent oxidoreductase, which yields MTTTSKTVVVTGASRGIGRAVALSFAREGFKVWALARSADALTSLRSEGGDNIRPHAVDVANESALLAISKTILADGTPRVLVNNAGITVSAPLTKTSTEDLARVMAVNVTAPFILCRELMPAMAKAGGGRVINIGSMMAVRGAKYTSAYCASKHALMGLTRSLASEYAKKNVTVNAVNPGWVETDMFASAASAVTQTTGRTEQQSREALAAMNAMGRIIQPEEVAALCVFLASDAAGAITGAAYAIDGGELG from the coding sequence ATGACAACGACTTCCAAGACGGTGGTGGTGACGGGTGCGAGCCGGGGCATCGGCCGTGCCGTGGCGCTGTCCTTTGCCCGCGAGGGCTTCAAGGTCTGGGCGTTGGCACGCTCGGCGGATGCGCTGACGTCGCTGCGGAGCGAGGGCGGCGACAACATCCGGCCGCACGCGGTGGACGTGGCGAACGAGTCCGCGCTGCTCGCCATCAGCAAGACCATCCTCGCGGACGGCACCCCGCGCGTGCTGGTGAACAACGCGGGCATCACCGTGTCCGCGCCGCTGACGAAGACGAGCACCGAGGACCTGGCGCGCGTCATGGCCGTCAACGTGACGGCCCCCTTCATCCTCTGCCGCGAGCTGATGCCGGCCATGGCCAAGGCGGGCGGCGGCCGCGTCATCAACATCGGCTCCATGATGGCGGTGCGCGGCGCGAAGTACACGTCGGCGTACTGCGCGTCCAAGCACGCGCTGATGGGACTGACCCGCTCACTGGCGTCGGAGTACGCGAAGAAGAACGTCACGGTGAACGCGGTGAACCCGGGCTGGGTGGAGACGGACATGTTCGCCTCGGCGGCCTCGGCCGTCACCCAGACGACGGGCCGCACCGAGCAGCAGTCGCGCGAGGCGCTCGCGGCCATGAACGCCATGGGCCGCATCATCCAGCCGGAGGAGGTCGCCGCGCTCTGCGTCTTCCTCGCCTCGGACGCGGCGGGCGCCATCACCGGCGCCGCCTACGCCATCGACGGCGGCGAGTTGGGCTGA